A single Brassica rapa cultivar Chiifu-401-42 chromosome A04, CAAS_Brap_v3.01, whole genome shotgun sequence DNA region contains:
- the LOC103862935 gene encoding GDSL esterase/lipase EXL4 isoform X2: protein MLGNIWPYGRSYTMKLPTGRFGNGRVFSDVVAEGLGIKKTLPASRKVFIAPSDLKTGVCFASGGAGVDPVTSRLMRVLTPGDQISDYKKYIMKLKVVAPTQASSIIANAVYLVSQGNNDIGISFSMTRSALMRGIVTRGMYTTKLTGWNKKFMKQIYDQGARKFAVMGVIPLGCLPMTRIVGKCNLFANILAEDYNGKLRNGVKTWPKEAGFRGSKFVYVDMFNTLMDVIKNYRKYGFSNANNGCCCMPTAIIPCPNPHNHVFYDFVHPSERAYTTISKKLVQDIKKGLA, encoded by the exons ATGTTAG GAAATATCTGGCCATATGGGAGAAGCTACACTATGAAACTGCCGACGGGAAGATTCGGAAATGGAAGAGTTTTCTCCGATGTGGttg CCGAGGGTTTGGGAATTAAAAAAACTTTGCCAGCTTCTCGTAAGGTTTTCATTGCTCCAAGCGACCTTAAAACTGGTGTTTGTTTCGCATCAGGTGGTGCAGGAGTCGACCCTGTTACATCTAGACTAATG AGAGTTTTAACGCCGGGCGACCAAATAAGTGATTACAAAAAGTACATAATGAAGCTAAAGGTCGTAGCTCCTACACAAGCAAGTTCGATCATTGCAAACGCAGTGTATCTTGTTTCTCAAGGAAATAATGATATTGGAATCTCGTTTTCCATGACTCGATCTGCACTCATGCGAGGAATTGTGACTCGTGGGATGTACACCACTAAACTAACTGGCTGGAACAAAAAATTTATGAAA CAAATATATGATCAAGGAGCCAGAAAATTTGCAGTGATGGGAGTGATACCGTTGGGATGTTTGCCTATGACAAGAATCGTCGGTAAATGTAACTTATTCGCAAATATATTAGCTGAAGATTACAACGGAAAATTGAGGAATGGTGTTAAAACTTGGCCAAAAGAAGCCGGTTTTCGTGGTTCAAAGTTTGTCTATGTCGACATGTTCAACACTCTTATGGATGtcataaaaaattatagaaaatacg GATTTAGTAATGCGAACAATGGGTGTTGTTGTATGCCTACAGCGATAATACCTTGCCCAAATCCTCATAATCACGTCTTCTATGACTTCGTTCATCCTTCGGAGAGAGCCTACACAACCATTTCCAAAAAGCTGGTCCAGGATATCAAGAAAGGCCTTGCCTAA
- the LOC103862935 gene encoding GDSL esterase/lipase EXL4 isoform X1 codes for MLGMSRKKILVLAFISIYFLSTVAANGSFPALFAFGDSILDTGNNNFLLTLMKGNIWPYGRSYTMKLPTGRFGNGRVFSDVVAEGLGIKKTLPASRKVFIAPSDLKTGVCFASGGAGVDPVTSRLMRVLTPGDQISDYKKYIMKLKVVAPTQASSIIANAVYLVSQGNNDIGISFSMTRSALMRGIVTRGMYTTKLTGWNKKFMKQIYDQGARKFAVMGVIPLGCLPMTRIVGKCNLFANILAEDYNGKLRNGVKTWPKEAGFRGSKFVYVDMFNTLMDVIKNYRKYGFSNANNGCCCMPTAIIPCPNPHNHVFYDFVHPSERAYTTISKKLVQDIKKGLA; via the exons ATGTTAGGTATGAGTAGGAAAAAAATATTGGTGTTAGCATTTATTTCCATTTATTTCTTATCGACCGTAGCTGCGAATGGTTCATTTCCTGCGCTTTTCGCTTTTGGAGATTCAATACTTGATACCGGTAACAACAATTTTCTCCTGACGTTAATGAAAGGAAATATCTGGCCATATGGGAGAAGCTACACTATGAAACTGCCGACGGGAAGATTCGGAAATGGAAGAGTTTTCTCCGATGTGGttg CCGAGGGTTTGGGAATTAAAAAAACTTTGCCAGCTTCTCGTAAGGTTTTCATTGCTCCAAGCGACCTTAAAACTGGTGTTTGTTTCGCATCAGGTGGTGCAGGAGTCGACCCTGTTACATCTAGACTAATG AGAGTTTTAACGCCGGGCGACCAAATAAGTGATTACAAAAAGTACATAATGAAGCTAAAGGTCGTAGCTCCTACACAAGCAAGTTCGATCATTGCAAACGCAGTGTATCTTGTTTCTCAAGGAAATAATGATATTGGAATCTCGTTTTCCATGACTCGATCTGCACTCATGCGAGGAATTGTGACTCGTGGGATGTACACCACTAAACTAACTGGCTGGAACAAAAAATTTATGAAA CAAATATATGATCAAGGAGCCAGAAAATTTGCAGTGATGGGAGTGATACCGTTGGGATGTTTGCCTATGACAAGAATCGTCGGTAAATGTAACTTATTCGCAAATATATTAGCTGAAGATTACAACGGAAAATTGAGGAATGGTGTTAAAACTTGGCCAAAAGAAGCCGGTTTTCGTGGTTCAAAGTTTGTCTATGTCGACATGTTCAACACTCTTATGGATGtcataaaaaattatagaaaatacg GATTTAGTAATGCGAACAATGGGTGTTGTTGTATGCCTACAGCGATAATACCTTGCCCAAATCCTCATAATCACGTCTTCTATGACTTCGTTCATCCTTCGGAGAGAGCCTACACAACCATTTCCAAAAAGCTGGTCCAGGATATCAAGAAAGGCCTTGCCTAA
- the LOC103862936 gene encoding defensin-like protein 193, with amino-acid sequence MFISNIAKVFVEKKIMMKSVSILAILVLFLVFFEMPTIKANVNGACLREYNPTVFEMPDIALCMIPSMPSMCVKKCRETREGAKGGKCEFGEFPDDVKCFCNYCFADPTPLLITKPTDA; translated from the exons ATGTTCATAAGCAACATTGCAAAAGTGTTCgtagaaaagaaaataatgatgAAGTCTGTTTCTATCTTAGCCATCTTGGTTCTCTTCTTAGTGTTCTTTG AAATGCCAACGATTAAGGCCAACGTCAATGGAGCCTGCCTCAGGGAATACAACCCCACCGTATTTGAGATGCCAGATATAGCTCTTTGTATGATTCCGTCTATGCCGTCTATGTGCGTTAAAAAATGCCGAGAAACTAGGGAAGGTGCTAAAGGTGGAAAATGCGAATTTGGAGAGTTCCCAGACGATGTTAAATGTTTCTGCAACTACTGCTTTGCAGATCCTACACCACTGCTCATTACCAAACCAACCGATGCTTGA
- the LOC103862937 gene encoding 60S ribosomal protein L38 → MGLQQSPISHHLGFSSYIELLLYFFSDGGCGERASKRASEQTSEPRMPKQIHEIKDFLLTARRKDARSVKIKRSKDIVKFKVRCSRYLYTLCVFDQEKADKLKQSLPPGLSVQDL, encoded by the exons ATGGGCTTACAACAAAGCCCAATATCACATCATCTAGGGTTTTCTTCTTATATAGAGCTGCTGTTGTATTTCTTCTCCGACGGTGGTTGCGGCGAGCGAGCAAGCAAGCGAGCAAGCGAGCAAACATCAGAACCGAGAATG CCTAAGCAAATCCACGAGATCAAGGACTTCCTTCTGACGGCGAGAAGGAAGGATGCTAGGTCTGTGAAGATCAAGAGAAGCAAGGACATTGTTAAGTTCAAGGTCAGGTGCTCTAGGTACCTCTACACACTATGCGTCTTCGACCAAGAGAAGGCTGATAAGCTTAAGCAGTCACTTCCTCCAG